The Methanobacterium formicicum DSM 3637 genomic interval GTAAATGCCTGTCCTGTTCTACCAGCACGACCGGTTCGACCTATCCTGTGGACGTAGTATTCCTCGTTGTTAGGTACATCGTAGTTGAATACTGCTTCTACATCATCCACATCTATTCCTCTGGCTGCCACATCAGTAGCGACCAGAATTTCTATTTGACCCTTTCGGAACTTGTTCATGACTCTGTCCCGCTGGTTCTGACTCATATCTCCATGCAGTCCATCGGCAAAGTATCCTCTTGTCTGCAGGTTACTTACCAGGCGGTCAACTCTTCTTTTGGTGTTACAGAATACAAGGGCCAGTTTTAGATTGTGCATATCTATAAGTCGGGTTAATAAATCCAGTTTCATCTGTTCTTTAACTTCAAAGTATATCTGCTGGATTTCAGGTACTGTGATTTCCTGGTGAGCTACTTTGAGCATTTCAGGATTGTTCTGGTATTTTCGGGTTATTCCTAGAATCTGACGGGACATAGTAGCCGAAAACAGTAACATCTGCCTTTCGTGAGATACGTGTTCCAGTACGAATTCTATATCATCTCTAAAACCCATGTCCAGCATTTCATCTGCTTCATCCAGGATGATCATCTTAACCTGGTCCATACGTAGGGTGCGACGGTGGATATGGTCCATTACCCTTCCCGGGGTCCCTATGATGATCTGTACTCCTCTTTTAAGGGCTTTAATTTGCCTTTCAATGGGTTGTCCTCCGTAAACCGGTAAGACTGAGGTTTTCTTGTATTTTGATAATTTTTTGATTTCTTCTGCCACTTGAATGGCTAGTTCTCTGGTGGGGCAGAGTATAATTGCCTGCACACCTTTAACTGTGGGGTCAAGTTTCTCCAGAACAGGTATTCCGAATGCTGCTGTTTTACCGGTTCCAGTTTGTGCCTGACCTATAACGTCTTTCCCATCTAATATTGGGGGTAATGCCAGTGATTGTATGGGTGTTGCTTCTTCAAATCCCATATCTGCAATAGCTCGTTTCATTTCAGGGGATAATTTCAAATCTTCAAATAATAAACTTTCCATGGTATCTTCCTTATTCTATCGTCCTTTTTGTTGTAATTTTCCTTGCTATATCAAGTAAAATATTCTATTAAGAAATATTCTAAATTAATTTAACAAATCATGCAAGTAAAATCAGGCCATCTAATTATTACGCTATAAAATTAGTATTTAAAAATAGCCGAAATAATCAAGAACATCCATATTTACTTTTCTGTATATAGATTATGTTGCTATCATCATTTATAGTAATCTATTTGCTAATATTTCCAGTATTAAATTTATTTTCTATCTAAAAACAGTATAAAAAAAACATTTTCCGTAAATAAGAATTTATAAAAAAATCAAAAATGGGGGAATAAATCCCCATTAAAAAACCAGTTTAATTCCGATTTTTTACTCTGTTAATGAGTTGCAGGTTTTTGCAGGATTCCATGGGGTACCATGTCTGTGATCTTTTGCATTTTGTCCATGAGACTTTTTTTACCCTTACCACTGAGGGTGTGTTCCAGGACCTCACTTAAATTTTCAATTGGAACTATCTCAATTTTATCACGGTACCGTTCTTCTATCAGTACATCTTCCATGTTGGACTTGGGAATTAGTACTTTGCGTATTCCTGCTTCTGCTGCAGCTTCGATCTTACCGGTGACTCCACCTACAGG includes:
- a CDS encoding DEAD/DEAH box helicase, giving the protein MESLLFEDLKLSPEMKRAIADMGFEEATPIQSLALPPILDGKDVIGQAQTGTGKTAAFGIPVLEKLDPTVKGVQAIILCPTRELAIQVAEEIKKLSKYKKTSVLPVYGGQPIERQIKALKRGVQIIIGTPGRVMDHIHRRTLRMDQVKMIILDEADEMLDMGFRDDIEFVLEHVSHERQMLLFSATMSRQILGITRKYQNNPEMLKVAHQEITVPEIQQIYFEVKEQMKLDLLTRLIDMHNLKLALVFCNTKRRVDRLVSNLQTRGYFADGLHGDMSQNQRDRVMNKFRKGQIEILVATDVAARGIDVDDVEAVFNYDVPNNEEYYVHRIGRTGRAGRTGQAFTFASGKEIYQLRDIQRYTKVRIEQHKIPSVSEVEEVKRDLFLERLRKEIDKGDMDREIHLIERLMEEDYSSVDIAAALLKMYVGGKDESAPGESKYGDTGAQPGMVRFFVNVGRKQKVKAKDIVKAIGEVSGLSSTSIGRIDVLDKFSFVELPKQHAREVVGALQRKGIKGLRINMEPANKKM